One Solirubrobacter pauli DNA segment encodes these proteins:
- the rimP gene encoding ribosome maturation factor RimP, translated as MSNIQAEIEARLAETEPEVEVLLAEVVGGDLVRLFIDHPQGVSLDLCERVTLQLPELRERYALEVSSPGTQRPLSKPEHFRRYVGRKAKVRTREAKDGHKTFTGELLNATDDTVTVAASTGVVSIAYADIHRSNLVGD; from the coding sequence ATGAGCAATATCCAGGCCGAGATCGAGGCCCGTCTGGCGGAGACGGAACCTGAGGTCGAGGTGCTGCTCGCCGAGGTCGTCGGAGGCGACCTTGTTCGCCTCTTCATCGACCATCCGCAGGGCGTGTCGCTCGACCTGTGCGAGCGCGTGACCCTCCAGCTGCCGGAGCTCCGCGAGCGTTACGCGCTCGAGGTCTCCAGCCCGGGGACGCAGCGCCCGCTCTCGAAGCCGGAGCACTTCCGCCGCTACGTCGGGCGCAAGGCGAAGGTCCGCACGCGGGAGGCCAAGGACGGCCACAAGACGTTCACCGGCGAGTTGCTGAACGCCACCGACGACACGGTCACCGTTGCCGCGTCGACCGGCGTCGTGTCGATCGCCTACGCCGACATCCACCGTTCGAATCTCGTGGGAGACTGA
- a CDS encoding DUF58 domain-containing protein, with amino-acid sequence MRSALGCAALGAVLLIVAGTFDAEPLYVTGAALLLLGAGALIWIGVGSMGAKLTREIGARSVVEDQPLQVKLFAHAGRFPLPPGWIDEPLLPEPLRLPAARRQARVRIEVTFGRRGRRKLPPPALVLRDPFGLAQRVITGPATDEVLVLPRVFPVSVTAGGGDATPAHARASLLAAAETEVDGLRPWREGSPASRIHWQSFARGAGLMERKLISEADSRPIVILDPRAPAEPEHLDAAVRAATSLAVYFAKRTGCSLLLPGDRRAAVIEPDMATWPPLHVRLALLGEDVGPSLAAAQNRRGLVIYVAARVVDRAPRGLGRTPGGCLMVVPGQMGGRRPLLEVAGCYGYPAGRHSGGAAVAALEGAA; translated from the coding sequence GTGCGCTCCGCTCTCGGCTGCGCGGCGCTCGGAGCGGTCCTGCTGATCGTGGCGGGCACGTTCGACGCCGAGCCGCTGTACGTGACGGGCGCCGCGCTCCTGCTCCTCGGGGCGGGCGCGCTGATCTGGATCGGTGTCGGCTCGATGGGCGCGAAGCTCACGCGTGAGATCGGTGCCCGCTCGGTCGTCGAGGATCAGCCGCTGCAGGTCAAGCTGTTCGCGCATGCGGGGCGCTTCCCGCTGCCGCCGGGCTGGATCGACGAGCCGCTGCTGCCCGAGCCGCTGCGGCTCCCGGCCGCGCGCCGGCAGGCGCGCGTGCGGATCGAGGTCACCTTCGGACGGCGCGGCCGGCGCAAGCTCCCGCCCCCCGCCCTGGTCCTGCGCGACCCGTTCGGGCTCGCCCAGCGCGTGATCACCGGCCCCGCCACCGACGAGGTGCTCGTCCTGCCGCGGGTCTTCCCGGTGAGCGTCACCGCGGGCGGGGGAGACGCGACCCCGGCGCACGCCCGCGCCTCGCTGCTCGCGGCGGCGGAGACCGAGGTCGACGGCCTGCGGCCCTGGCGTGAGGGCTCGCCCGCCTCGCGCATCCACTGGCAGTCGTTCGCGCGCGGCGCCGGCCTGATGGAGCGCAAGCTGATCTCCGAGGCCGACTCGCGCCCGATCGTGATCCTCGACCCGCGCGCGCCCGCCGAGCCCGAGCACCTCGACGCCGCCGTCCGGGCCGCGACCTCGCTGGCCGTCTACTTCGCCAAGCGCACGGGCTGCTCGTTGCTGCTGCCGGGCGACCGTCGCGCGGCCGTGATCGAGCCGGACATGGCCACCTGGCCGCCGCTGCACGTCCGCCTCGCGCTCCTCGGCGAGGACGTCGGCCCGTCACTGGCCGCCGCCCAGAACCGCCGCGGCCTGGTGATCTACGTCGCCGCACGCGTTGTCGACCGCGCCCCGCGCGGCCTGGGCCGCACCCCGGGCGGCTGCCTGATGGTCGTCCCGGGCCAGATGGGCGGCCGCCGCCCCCTGCTCGAGGTCGCGGGTTGCTACGGCTACCCGGCCGGCCGCCACTCGGGCGGCGCCGCGGTCGCCGCCCTCGAGGGCGCCGCATGA
- a CDS encoding AAA family ATPase, whose translation MEPLEEAVPERLAQAEIDTAVSVARRITENIRKAVQVRDEVLEHVTVTMLSEGHILVEDYPGVGKTALARALSRSIDCQFARVQCTADLLPADIIGTQIYNQRESRFEFRPGPIFANVVLVDEVNRASPKTQSGLLECMQERQVTVEAMSHELARPFLVFATQNPVEYEGTYPLPEAQVDRFMVRLSLGYPTAAEEAGMLMGHESHDRVMDLEPVADRAEIVDAVETAHRVHASRALREYIVTLLRRTRDDDRTELGASPRAGLMLLRAAKARALVHGRDHALPDDVQALADPVLSHRIMLAPEAAGVQRSEIIRDAIAAVPAL comes from the coding sequence ATGGAACCCCTCGAGGAAGCCGTCCCCGAGCGCCTGGCGCAGGCGGAGATCGACACCGCGGTATCCGTCGCGCGCCGCATCACGGAGAACATCCGCAAGGCGGTCCAGGTCCGTGACGAGGTCCTCGAGCACGTGACCGTGACGATGCTCAGCGAGGGGCACATCCTGGTCGAGGACTACCCGGGGGTGGGCAAGACCGCGCTGGCGCGCGCGCTCTCGCGCTCGATCGACTGCCAGTTCGCGCGCGTGCAGTGCACGGCGGACCTGCTCCCGGCGGACATCATCGGCACGCAGATCTACAACCAGCGCGAGTCGCGCTTCGAGTTCCGCCCGGGCCCGATCTTCGCCAACGTCGTGCTGGTGGACGAGGTCAACCGCGCGTCGCCCAAGACCCAGTCGGGCCTCCTCGAATGCATGCAGGAGCGCCAGGTCACGGTCGAGGCCATGTCGCACGAGCTCGCGCGCCCGTTCCTGGTGTTCGCGACGCAGAACCCGGTCGAGTACGAGGGCACCTACCCGCTGCCCGAGGCGCAGGTCGACCGCTTCATGGTCCGCCTCTCGCTCGGCTACCCGACCGCCGCCGAGGAGGCCGGGATGCTCATGGGGCACGAGTCGCACGACCGCGTGATGGACCTCGAGCCGGTCGCCGACCGCGCCGAGATCGTCGACGCCGTCGAGACCGCGCACCGCGTGCACGCGTCGCGCGCCCTGCGCGAGTACATCGTCACCCTGCTGCGCCGGACCCGCGACGACGACCGCACCGAGCTCGGCGCCTCCCCGCGCGCCGGCCTGATGCTGCTGCGCGCCGCGAAGGCCCGCGCGCTGGTGCACGGGCGCGACCACGCGCTGCCCGACGACGTGCAGGCGCTGGCCGACCCCGTGCTCTCGCACCGGATCATGCTCGCCCCGGAGGCCGCCGGCGTGCAGCGCTCGGAGATCATCCGGGACGCGATCGCCGCCGTCCCGGCGCTCTAG
- a CDS encoding DUF503 domain-containing protein, whose amino-acid sequence MEEHAYVVLMRVHLFFPEVGSLKGKRAELNRVKALLRERLHVSVAEVAHQDSWQRSTLAVAIAARSVTLAEHTVDTIQRALDGRFPQGVRLEYRLASWEDLESLG is encoded by the coding sequence GTGGAAGAGCACGCGTACGTGGTTCTCATGCGCGTGCATCTGTTCTTTCCGGAGGTCGGCTCGCTGAAGGGCAAGCGAGCCGAGCTCAACCGCGTAAAGGCGCTCCTCCGGGAGCGCCTACACGTTTCCGTGGCTGAAGTGGCTCACCAAGATTCCTGGCAGCGTTCGACGCTCGCGGTCGCGATCGCGGCCCGCTCCGTGACGCTCGCCGAGCACACCGTCGACACCATCCAGCGTGCGCTGGACGGCCGATTCCCACAGGGGGTTCGCCTTGAATACCGGCTCGCATCCTGGGAAGACCTGGAGTCACTAGGATGA
- a CDS encoding DUF448 domain-containing protein produces MGCGAVEPRARLLRFANVDGCAVPDPRASLPGRGAWLHPVRDCFEAATARRAFNRAFRAPVSLSQETVDLTQTWPRSASTS; encoded by the coding sequence GTGGGCTGCGGAGCGGTCGAGCCACGGGCTCGATTGCTGCGCTTCGCTAACGTGGACGGTTGCGCGGTGCCGGATCCTCGCGCGTCCCTGCCAGGTCGGGGCGCCTGGCTGCATCCAGTCCGCGACTGCTTCGAAGCCGCGACAGCCCGTCGTGCCTTCAACCGCGCGTTCCGCGCGCCCGTGTCCCTCTCACAGGAAACCGTAGACTTAACCCAAACATGGCCAAGAAGCGCGTCCACGAGCTAG
- the infB gene encoding translation initiation factor IF-2, producing the protein MAKKRVHELAKQYSMPLPEVIKRLNAYGLDVKAAATAVDEKLADAALTGKPKPKAAAANGAVAKKPPAQPLQARAGFGHGTARAPRAENIAPPKPKAKPKPKPGARDGQGPGGRDQQRRPSRTSLQGDRGPGGGGVRRVVIDSQASRRPGGPGGPGGPGGGPGRPGGPGGPGGPNRPPRRRGGRRRRGTYEEPVAQDTSSLKADVIRVNSGSTVKDVAEYLGVPVPEVIKKLMGLGEMATLTQTLTDEAIQVLADEFEKQIEIVTAAEDANADPTYEDEDEDLEPRPPVITIMGHVDHGKTSLLDAIRESEVAAGEAGGITQHIGAYQVHKNDKVITFLDTPGHEAFTAMRARGAEATDIAVIVVAADDGVRPQTREAVDHAKAADVPIVVAVNKIDKEGAQPDRVRTEMTQLGLQPEEWGGDTMFVDVSAKTHAGLDDLLEGLLLTAEIEELTANPDADASGTVIESKLDPGRGAVVTVLVQRGTLKIGDAIVAGAHWGRVRAMSDYKGKRVKTATPAEPVEVLGFDTVPEAGEFVRVVENDRKARQIAGERAHRLKQEAQARRGGIKFSLAKLFDQQGGQKELGVVIKADVSGSLEAFEDEIAKLPQDEILVQIVHSGVGGITESDINLAAASEAIVIGFNVRPVGEAALLAQREGVEIRTYSIIYRAIEELRDAMEGMLAPETVEDIVGTVEVRETFRASKIGIIAGCMVTDGKVTRGAKVRVIRDGSVVHDGEIGSLRRFNEDVREVLTGFECGIVLANFQNVQQGDTLEVYETRQVERKLS; encoded by the coding sequence ATGGCCAAGAAGCGCGTCCACGAGCTAGCCAAGCAATATTCGATGCCTCTCCCGGAGGTCATCAAGCGCCTGAATGCGTACGGACTTGACGTGAAGGCTGCCGCGACCGCCGTGGACGAGAAGCTCGCCGACGCTGCGCTCACCGGTAAGCCCAAGCCCAAGGCCGCCGCTGCCAACGGCGCTGTCGCCAAGAAGCCGCCGGCCCAGCCGCTGCAGGCCCGTGCCGGCTTCGGCCACGGCACGGCCCGCGCCCCGCGCGCGGAGAACATCGCTCCGCCCAAGCCGAAGGCGAAGCCCAAGCCCAAGCCCGGCGCCCGCGACGGTCAAGGCCCCGGTGGCCGCGACCAGCAGCGCCGTCCTTCCCGTACCAGCCTTCAGGGAGACCGGGGTCCCGGCGGCGGCGGCGTTCGCCGCGTCGTCATCGACTCGCAGGCCTCGCGCCGTCCGGGCGGCCCCGGCGGCCCCGGCGGTCCCGGCGGCGGCCCTGGCCGTCCCGGCGGTCCCGGTGGCCCTGGCGGTCCCAACCGTCCGCCGCGCCGTCGCGGTGGCCGTCGCCGTCGCGGTACCTACGAAGAGCCCGTCGCGCAGGACACCAGCTCGCTGAAGGCTGACGTCATCCGCGTCAACTCCGGGTCGACCGTCAAGGACGTCGCGGAGTACCTGGGCGTGCCCGTGCCGGAGGTCATCAAGAAGCTGATGGGCCTCGGCGAGATGGCGACCCTGACGCAGACGCTGACCGACGAGGCGATCCAGGTGCTCGCCGACGAGTTCGAGAAGCAGATCGAGATCGTCACGGCCGCCGAGGACGCGAACGCGGACCCGACGTACGAGGACGAGGACGAGGATCTCGAGCCGCGTCCGCCGGTGATCACGATCATGGGTCACGTCGACCACGGCAAGACGTCGCTGCTGGACGCGATCCGCGAGTCCGAGGTGGCCGCGGGCGAGGCCGGTGGCATCACGCAGCACATCGGCGCGTACCAGGTCCACAAGAACGACAAGGTCATCACGTTCCTGGACACCCCGGGCCACGAGGCGTTCACCGCCATGCGTGCCCGTGGTGCCGAGGCGACGGACATCGCCGTGATCGTGGTCGCCGCCGACGACGGCGTGCGCCCGCAGACCCGCGAGGCCGTCGACCACGCGAAGGCGGCCGACGTGCCGATCGTCGTGGCGGTCAACAAGATCGACAAGGAGGGCGCGCAGCCCGACCGCGTCCGTACGGAGATGACCCAGCTCGGCCTCCAGCCGGAGGAGTGGGGCGGGGACACGATGTTCGTGGACGTGTCGGCCAAGACCCATGCCGGTCTCGACGACCTGCTCGAGGGCCTGCTGCTGACGGCCGAGATCGAGGAGCTCACCGCCAACCCGGACGCCGATGCGTCCGGCACGGTGATCGAGTCCAAGCTCGACCCGGGCCGTGGCGCCGTCGTGACCGTCCTGGTCCAGCGCGGCACGCTCAAGATCGGCGACGCCATCGTCGCGGGCGCCCACTGGGGCCGCGTGCGGGCGATGTCGGACTACAAGGGCAAGCGCGTCAAGACGGCGACCCCGGCCGAGCCGGTCGAGGTCCTCGGCTTCGACACGGTCCCGGAGGCGGGCGAGTTCGTGCGCGTCGTCGAGAACGACCGCAAGGCGCGTCAGATCGCCGGCGAGCGTGCCCACCGCCTCAAGCAGGAGGCGCAGGCGCGGCGTGGCGGCATCAAGTTCTCGCTGGCGAAGCTGTTCGACCAGCAGGGCGGTCAGAAGGAGCTCGGCGTCGTCATCAAGGCGGACGTCTCCGGTTCCCTGGAAGCGTTCGAGGACGAGATCGCCAAGCTGCCGCAGGACGAGATCCTGGTGCAGATCGTGCACTCGGGCGTCGGCGGCATCACCGAGTCCGACATCAACCTGGCGGCGGCGTCCGAGGCGATCGTGATCGGCTTCAACGTCCGCCCGGTCGGCGAGGCGGCGCTGCTCGCCCAGCGTGAGGGCGTCGAGATCCGCACGTACTCGATCATCTACCGCGCGATCGAAGAGCTCCGTGACGCCATGGAGGGCATGCTCGCGCCGGAGACCGTCGAGGACATCGTCGGCACGGTCGAGGTGCGCGAGACGTTCCGCGCGTCCAAGATCGGCATCATCGCCGGCTGCATGGTCACCGACGGCAAGGTCACGCGCGGCGCGAAGGTGCGCGTGATCCGTGACGGCTCGGTCGTGCACGACGGCGAGATCGGCTCGCTGCGTCGCTTCAACGAGGACGTGCGCGAGGTCCTCACGGGCTTCGAGTGCGGCATCGTGCTCGCCAACTTCCAGAACGTGCAGCAGGGCGACACGCTGGAGGTCTACGAGACCCGACAGGTGGAGCGCAAGCTCTCCTAA
- the nusA gene encoding transcription termination factor NusA, whose protein sequence is MSAEIVEAVKTLGREKGISEEKLMGALEDALLSAYKKQPGAARYARVRMDRDSGDFIVEEFLLPEDLEDQLLDEAEEQATGALERRVDPETGEVIIPEAPDIDPARLSEFEDQIEIRDVTPHDFGRIAAQTAKQVILQRIREAERDMMFEEYRDRVGELITGIVQQSDSRYTLVQLRERVEALLPKSEQVDGERYDHSQRIKAVIKEVSSSTRGPSIIVSRRDPELIKKLFELEVPEIADGLVEITGVAREPGYRSKIAVVSHADGVDPVGACVGPRGSRVRMVVSELRGEKIDIIPYNEEPARFVAKALSPARVREVLVDDTNKQATVIVPDDQLSLAIGREGQNARLAARLTGWRVDIRSETEFAKDEDTGYGEEEETGGRCAAILGNGRRCPNASLPGSRYCGLDSHQALANQDTDRVSA, encoded by the coding sequence ATGTCCGCTGAGATCGTCGAAGCCGTAAAGACTCTCGGGCGCGAGAAGGGCATCTCCGAGGAGAAGCTGATGGGCGCGCTCGAAGACGCGCTGCTCAGCGCGTACAAGAAGCAGCCCGGCGCGGCCCGCTACGCCCGCGTGCGCATGGACCGTGACTCCGGCGACTTCATCGTCGAGGAGTTCCTGCTGCCCGAGGACCTCGAGGACCAGCTCCTCGACGAGGCCGAGGAGCAGGCGACCGGCGCGCTCGAGCGCCGCGTGGACCCGGAGACGGGCGAGGTCATCATCCCGGAGGCTCCGGACATCGACCCCGCTCGCCTGAGCGAGTTCGAGGACCAGATCGAGATCCGCGACGTCACGCCGCACGACTTCGGCCGCATCGCCGCGCAGACCGCCAAGCAGGTCATCCTGCAGCGGATCCGCGAGGCGGAGCGCGACATGATGTTCGAGGAGTACCGCGACCGCGTGGGCGAGCTGATCACCGGCATCGTCCAGCAGTCCGACTCCCGCTACACGCTCGTGCAGCTGCGCGAGCGCGTGGAGGCGCTGCTGCCCAAGTCCGAGCAGGTCGACGGCGAGCGCTACGACCACTCGCAGCGCATCAAGGCCGTGATCAAGGAGGTCTCCTCCTCGACGCGCGGCCCGAGCATCATCGTCAGCCGCCGTGACCCGGAGCTGATCAAGAAGCTGTTCGAGCTCGAGGTGCCCGAGATCGCCGACGGCCTGGTGGAGATCACCGGCGTCGCCCGCGAGCCCGGCTACCGCTCGAAGATCGCGGTCGTCTCCCACGCTGACGGCGTGGACCCGGTCGGCGCCTGCGTGGGCCCGCGTGGCTCCCGCGTGCGCATGGTCGTGTCCGAGCTGCGCGGCGAGAAGATCGACATCATCCCGTACAACGAAGAGCCGGCCCGCTTCGTGGCGAAGGCCCTCAGCCCCGCGCGTGTGCGCGAGGTGCTGGTGGACGACACCAACAAGCAGGCCACGGTCATCGTCCCGGACGACCAGCTCAGCCTGGCGATCGGCCGCGAGGGGCAGAACGCCCGTCTGGCCGCCCGCCTCACCGGTTGGCGCGTGGACATCCGGAGCGAGACCGAGTTCGCCAAGGACGAGGACACCGGCTACGGCGAGGAAGAGGAGACCGGCGGCCGTTGCGCCGCGATCCTCGGCAACGGGCGTCGCTGCCCGAACGCCAGCCTGCCGGGGTCGCGCTACTGCGGCCTGGACTCGCACCAGGCGCTCGCCAACCAGGACACGGACCGCGTCAGCGCGTAG
- a CDS encoding transglutaminaseTgpA domain-containing protein: MSAAIPAHRDPAVVARPVSAPAPRVRAGAGTPVLPVAVARLLPFLALVAWGSLHWMQLLEPAETGRGWLVALVGLVAAGLMLAAGRLPTTKARTLGAIAALVPIAALMLLAGRVADELVLPTGWGELAGGISRALSDLPGIRVPYRGLDDWVRTVIPLGGSALVALAAVLAFWPRRSKLGFPGLALLALMTLYVVPVVALVMEHEFLRGALFTLLMVAFLRLEKLRRTDALMAGVLALVTTLVAFAAAPVLNRDQPWFDYETWAAETSTSKSTTFSWEHSYDGLHWPRDGRELLRVAAQKPAYWKAENLDIFDGEKWVRSRMGSTTPDVPDDDPRLVKRSTQKIKVSIRNLRTDRFITAGYAFDVDIPRLDDLPTLDGLYVAPRTLRRGDAYTAEVYTPRPTENQRRRASTDYDESLQEYTAIVTADPTVTGSPRNFIRFPFFGEDPDDLFTREGTFGNPMGLLEQAGLKRTYDLARELANGADTPEDYVQRVLAYLGDTTRFTYSETPPPEAHTLEGFLFDARQGYCQQYSGAMALLLRMAGIPARVATGFSTGATDTKTGEYVVRDFDAHSWVEAYYPGYGWLTFDPTPAASPARSQPADAASVSGSSSPTGAPLTLADPLEDRGGGVAVAEEARPWWHYALLVLAGLAVVALAAVAVRRWRAGAPPALSELERALKRTRRVPATGTTLHALELRFGQRTPEAAGYIRALRESRYRDEPARPTRAQRRGLRSELARGGGVLGRLRAWWALPPR, from the coding sequence GTGAGCGCGGCCATCCCCGCGCACCGCGATCCCGCCGTCGTCGCGCGGCCCGTCTCCGCGCCGGCGCCGCGCGTCCGTGCCGGCGCGGGCACGCCGGTGTTGCCGGTGGCGGTCGCGCGGCTGCTGCCGTTCCTCGCGCTCGTCGCCTGGGGGTCGCTGCACTGGATGCAGCTGCTCGAGCCGGCCGAGACGGGCCGCGGCTGGCTCGTCGCGCTCGTCGGGCTGGTGGCGGCCGGGCTGATGCTCGCGGCCGGGCGGCTGCCGACGACGAAGGCGCGGACGCTCGGGGCGATCGCCGCGCTCGTCCCGATCGCCGCGCTGATGCTGCTGGCCGGGCGGGTGGCGGACGAGCTGGTCCTGCCGACCGGGTGGGGAGAGCTCGCCGGCGGGATCTCGCGAGCGCTCTCGGACCTGCCGGGCATCCGCGTGCCCTACCGCGGGCTCGACGACTGGGTGCGCACGGTCATCCCGCTCGGCGGCTCCGCGCTCGTCGCGTTGGCCGCGGTGCTGGCGTTCTGGCCGCGCCGCAGCAAGCTCGGGTTCCCGGGCCTCGCGCTGCTCGCGCTGATGACGCTCTACGTGGTGCCGGTGGTCGCGCTGGTGATGGAGCACGAGTTCCTGCGCGGCGCGCTCTTCACGCTGCTGATGGTCGCGTTCCTGCGCCTGGAAAAGCTGCGCCGGACGGATGCGCTGATGGCGGGCGTCCTCGCGCTCGTCACCACCCTGGTCGCGTTCGCGGCGGCGCCGGTGCTCAACCGCGACCAGCCGTGGTTCGACTACGAGACGTGGGCGGCGGAGACGTCGACCTCCAAGTCGACCACGTTCAGCTGGGAGCACAGCTACGACGGCCTCCACTGGCCGCGCGACGGCCGCGAGCTGCTGCGGGTCGCGGCGCAGAAGCCCGCGTACTGGAAGGCCGAGAACCTCGACATCTTCGACGGCGAGAAGTGGGTGCGCAGCCGGATGGGCTCGACGACGCCCGACGTGCCCGACGACGACCCGCGGCTCGTCAAGCGCTCGACCCAGAAGATCAAGGTCTCCATCCGCAACCTGCGCACCGACCGGTTCATCACGGCCGGCTACGCGTTCGACGTCGACATCCCGCGGCTGGACGACCTGCCGACGCTGGACGGGCTGTACGTCGCGCCGCGCACGCTGCGCCGCGGTGACGCGTACACGGCCGAGGTCTACACGCCACGCCCGACCGAGAACCAGCGCCGCCGCGCGAGCACGGACTACGACGAGTCGCTGCAGGAGTACACGGCGATCGTCACCGCCGACCCCACCGTCACCGGCTCACCGCGCAACTTCATCCGCTTCCCGTTCTTCGGCGAGGACCCGGACGACCTCTTCACGCGCGAGGGCACCTTCGGCAACCCGATGGGCCTGCTCGAGCAGGCCGGGCTGAAGCGCACCTACGACCTCGCGCGCGAGCTCGCCAACGGCGCCGACACGCCGGAGGACTACGTCCAGCGCGTGCTCGCCTACCTCGGAGACACGACGCGCTTCACCTACAGCGAGACCCCGCCGCCGGAGGCGCACACGCTCGAGGGCTTCCTGTTCGACGCCCGCCAGGGCTACTGCCAGCAGTACTCGGGCGCGATGGCGCTGCTGCTGCGGATGGCCGGCATCCCCGCGCGGGTCGCGACCGGCTTCTCGACCGGTGCCACCGACACCAAGACCGGTGAGTACGTCGTCCGCGACTTCGACGCGCACTCGTGGGTCGAGGCCTACTACCCGGGCTACGGCTGGCTGACGTTCGACCCGACCCCCGCCGCCAGCCCCGCGCGCAGCCAGCCCGCGGACGCGGCGTCGGTCAGCGGCAGCTCGTCGCCGACCGGCGCGCCGCTCACGCTGGCCGACCCGCTCGAGGACCGCGGCGGCGGCGTCGCGGTCGCCGAGGAGGCACGCCCGTGGTGGCACTACGCGCTGCTCGTGCTCGCCGGCCTGGCCGTGGTCGCGCTGGCCGCGGTCGCCGTCCGTCGCTGGCGCGCCGGCGCGCCGCCCGCGCTGTCGGAGCTCGAGCGCGCCCTCAAGCGCACCCGCCGCGTGCCGGCGACGGGCACGACGCTGCACGCGCTCGAGCTGCGCTTCGGCCAGCGCACGCCGGAAGCCGCCGGGTACATCCGGGCGCTCCGCGAGAGCCGCTACCGCGACGAGCCGGCGCGCCCGACGCGCGCGCAGCGGCGCGGCCTGCGGTCCGAGCTCGCACGGGGAGGAGGCGTGCTCGGCCGCCTGCGCGCCTGGTGGGCCCTGCCGCCCCGCTGA
- the coaBC gene encoding bifunctional phosphopantothenoylcysteine decarboxylase/phosphopantothenate--cysteine ligase CoaBC: protein MPRILLGVCGGIAAYKALEFTRLALKAGHSVRVVQTEAATRFVGPASFAGITGAPVLITEWEPDPLRGVFPGDPLPEHAPLSHLALVERADAYLIAPATAETLAKLANGLADNLLTAAALACKRPLIVAPAMNNAMYEHPATQANLATLRARGVTVLEPGVGPLGSPGEFGVGRLPEPPELLAAVEDVLAGGGALDGLRVLISAGGTREPIDAVRFIGNRSSGRMGFALAEAAKRRGANVTVVAANVSLPRAPGIEYVDVTTAAQLADACSERFDACDVLIMAAAVADYRPEEAHGGKLKKDQTGAELNLRLVRTTDVLSSLADRRRPGQLLVGFAAEHGDGALAYGRSKLERKKLDAVVVNDVSGAGIGFDAADNEVWIVTADGEHHVPKTSKDAVAAAILDSVLSRSSSNDTKVR, encoded by the coding sequence ATGCCGCGCATCCTCCTCGGTGTGTGCGGTGGGATCGCGGCCTACAAGGCGCTCGAGTTCACGCGGCTGGCCCTGAAGGCCGGCCACAGCGTGCGCGTGGTGCAGACTGAGGCGGCCACGCGCTTCGTCGGGCCGGCCTCGTTCGCCGGCATCACCGGCGCGCCCGTGCTCATCACCGAGTGGGAGCCGGACCCGCTCCGCGGCGTCTTCCCCGGCGACCCGCTGCCTGAGCACGCTCCGCTCTCGCACCTGGCGCTGGTCGAGCGCGCGGACGCGTACCTGATCGCGCCCGCCACGGCCGAGACGCTGGCCAAGCTGGCGAACGGCCTCGCCGACAACCTGCTGACCGCCGCGGCGCTGGCCTGCAAGCGACCGCTGATCGTCGCTCCGGCCATGAACAACGCGATGTACGAGCATCCCGCCACGCAGGCGAACCTCGCGACGCTTCGCGCGCGCGGGGTCACGGTGCTCGAGCCCGGCGTCGGACCGCTGGGTTCGCCCGGGGAGTTCGGGGTGGGGCGCCTGCCCGAGCCGCCGGAGCTGCTCGCCGCGGTCGAGGACGTGCTGGCGGGTGGGGGCGCGCTGGACGGGCTGCGCGTGTTGATCAGCGCGGGCGGTACGCGCGAGCCGATCGACGCCGTGCGCTTCATCGGCAACCGCTCGTCGGGCCGGATGGGGTTCGCGCTCGCCGAGGCGGCCAAGCGCCGCGGCGCCAACGTCACCGTCGTGGCGGCGAACGTGTCGCTCCCGCGCGCGCCGGGGATCGAGTATGTGGACGTGACGACCGCCGCTCAGCTCGCCGACGCGTGCTCCGAGCGCTTCGACGCGTGCGACGTGCTGATCATGGCCGCCGCGGTCGCCGACTACCGGCCCGAGGAAGCCCACGGCGGCAAGCTCAAGAAGGACCAGACGGGCGCGGAACTGAATCTGCGGCTCGTCCGTACAACGGACGTGCTCTCCTCGCTCGCGGATCGTCGTCGCCCCGGCCAGCTGCTCGTCGGGTTCGCCGCCGAGCACGGTGACGGTGCACTCGCTTACGGTCGCTCCAAGCTCGAGCGCAAGAAGTTGGATGCCGTCGTCGTGAATGACGTGAGCGGTGCCGGCATCGGGTTCGACGCCGCGGACAACGAGGTGTGGATCGTCACGGCCGACGGCGAGCATCACGTCCCGAAGACGTCCAAGGACGCGGTCGCGGCCGCCATCTTGGATTCCGTCTTGAGCCGCTCTTCATCAAACGACACAAAGGTCCGCTGA
- a CDS encoding tetratricopeptide repeat protein — MDDVYDLYQRGMALLEDGHFHQATVPLQKARDLDPEKTSIREALGRAYYRSGNYEPARAEFEAVVDRAPTNDYALFCLGRSLMQLGRNREARKPLTLAANMNPRRRDYAIYRDRARNAA, encoded by the coding sequence ATGGACGATGTCTATGACCTCTACCAGCGAGGAATGGCGCTGCTGGAGGATGGGCACTTCCACCAGGCCACGGTCCCGCTGCAGAAGGCGCGCGACCTGGACCCGGAGAAGACCTCGATCCGCGAGGCGCTCGGCCGGGCGTACTACCGCTCCGGCAACTACGAGCCGGCCCGCGCGGAGTTCGAGGCGGTCGTCGACCGCGCGCCCACGAACGACTACGCGCTGTTCTGCCTCGGCCGCAGCCTGATGCAGCTGGGGCGCAACCGCGAGGCCCGCAAGCCGCTCACGCTCGCCGCCAACATGAACCCCCGCCGCCGCGACTACGCGATCTACCGGGATCGTGCGCGCAATGCAGCCTGA